A stretch of the Streptomyces venezuelae genome encodes the following:
- a CDS encoding recombinase family protein: MDEKQGTYAAGVHWREPDLAMLDAFQRDESTLPADAPRALISVRLSALTADTTSPVRQELELRSMARERGLRVVGVARDLNVSATRVAPWQRKELGRWLNDRVPDFDVILFWKMDRFVRRVTDLSAMIDWCSAHGKNLVSKHDVIDLSTPLGQATAKFVGTLAEIETGSTIARVTSLWDYAKTQSDWLVGKPPYGYVTDGGRKLVIEPQAQRVLRWCYDAAVRGVSARRMTIVLSRGGVPTGGGGQWTTSTLLRRLRNPALMGLRVVEANDGGVRRSRVVRDKDGVPVRVADPIFTEAEWQTLQTALDRRSKSQPHRSPRGATAFLGVLVCTDCGTNMTVKRTAVQGRTYAYLRCRNCPSGGLGAPDPDAVYRALRAQVMTALGAQPVRTREYVRGELGLRQAKPHWTIAASGESFGDRWEREGQEVMTDDLRRAGITCRVSRTKIPRTRAPEVELELSVPPDAEERLIIKQDAFADLVR, translated from the coding sequence ATGGACGAGAAGCAGGGAACGTATGCGGCGGGCGTTCACTGGAGAGAGCCCGACCTGGCGATGCTCGATGCGTTCCAGAGGGACGAGAGCACGCTTCCGGCGGACGCCCCGCGCGCCCTGATATCGGTGCGGCTCTCCGCTCTCACCGCGGACACCACGTCGCCCGTGCGTCAGGAGCTCGAACTCCGGAGCATGGCCAGGGAACGGGGGTTACGTGTCGTGGGTGTCGCCAGGGATCTCAACGTCTCGGCCACCCGGGTCGCGCCGTGGCAGCGCAAGGAACTGGGGCGCTGGCTGAACGACCGCGTGCCGGATTTCGATGTCATCCTCTTCTGGAAAATGGACCGCTTCGTCCGGCGGGTGACCGATCTCAGCGCCATGATCGATTGGTGTTCGGCCCATGGGAAGAACCTGGTCTCCAAGCACGACGTCATCGACCTGTCCACCCCGCTCGGTCAGGCCACGGCAAAGTTCGTCGGCACTCTGGCGGAGATCGAGACAGGCAGCACGATCGCCAGGGTGACGAGCCTTTGGGACTACGCCAAAACGCAGTCGGACTGGCTCGTTGGGAAGCCGCCCTACGGATACGTGACCGATGGCGGCAGGAAGCTGGTCATTGAGCCGCAGGCGCAGCGCGTGCTCCGATGGTGTTACGACGCAGCAGTGCGGGGAGTCTCGGCACGTCGCATGACCATCGTGCTCAGCCGCGGTGGGGTTCCGACCGGCGGCGGTGGGCAGTGGACGACCAGCACGCTACTGAGGAGGTTGCGGAACCCGGCGCTGATGGGACTGCGGGTCGTGGAGGCAAACGATGGCGGCGTCCGCCGGTCCAGGGTCGTCCGTGACAAGGACGGCGTCCCTGTCCGCGTGGCAGATCCGATCTTCACGGAGGCCGAGTGGCAGACCCTGCAAACCGCCCTCGACAGGCGGAGCAAGTCGCAGCCCCATCGCAGCCCGCGCGGAGCGACCGCGTTCCTCGGGGTTCTGGTCTGCACGGACTGCGGCACGAACATGACGGTCAAGCGGACCGCGGTCCAGGGCCGCACCTACGCCTACCTGCGCTGCCGGAACTGCCCGAGCGGGGGTTTGGGCGCCCCTGACCCGGATGCCGTCTACCGGGCGCTCCGCGCCCAGGTCATGACCGCACTGGGTGCGCAGCCGGTACGCACACGGGAGTACGTGCGCGGTGAGCTGGGACTTCGGCAGGCCAAGCCGCATTGGACCATCGCAGCGAGTGGTGAGTCCTTCGGCGATCGGTGGGAACGCGAGGGACAGGAAGTCATGACCGACGACCTGCGGCGGGCTGGAATCACCTGCCGGGTCAGTCGCACGAAAATCCCCAGGACCAGAGCACCGGAGGTCGAGCTGGAGCTCAGCGTTCCCCCCGATGCCGAGGAGCGCCTGATCATCAAGCAGGATGCATTCGCGGACCTGGTCCGCTGA
- a CDS encoding TIGR03960 family B12-binding radical SAM protein, translating to MPAESVFPQLEALLPHVQKPIQYVGGELNSTVKAWDECDVRWALMYPDAYEVGLPNQGVMILYEVLNEREGVLAERTYSVWPDLEALMREHGVPQFTVDSHRPVSAFDVFGLSFSTELGYTNMLTALDLAGIPLESKDRTVDHPIVLAGGHAAFNPEPIAAFIDAAVIGDGEQAVLDMTEIIRGWKAEGRPGGREEVLFRLAKTGNIYVPGFYDVEYLADGRIGRVVPNRSGVPWRVSKHTVMDLDEWPYPKQPLVPLAETVHERMSVEIFRGCTRGCRFCQAGMITRPVRERSITGIGEMVEKGLKATGFEEVGLLSLSSADHTEIGEIAKGLADRYTDDKIGLSLPSTRVDAFNVDLANELTRNGRRSGLTFAPEGGSERMRKVINKMVSEEDLIRTVATAYGNGWRQVKLYFMCGLPTETDEDVLQIGDMAVNVIAKGREVSGQNDIRCTVSIGGFVPKPHTPFQWAPQLSAEETDARLEKLRDKIRGDKKYGRSIGFRYHDGKPGIVEGLLSRGDRRIGDVIRAVYEDGGRFDGWREHFSYDRWMQAAEKTLPEYGVDVAWYTTRERTYEEVLPWDHLDSGLDKDWLWEDWQDALDETEVEDCRWTPCFDCGVCPQLGLDIQIGPTGKKLLPLSVVNK from the coding sequence ATGCCCGCCGAGTCCGTTTTTCCTCAGCTCGAGGCTTTGCTCCCGCACGTCCAGAAGCCGATCCAGTACGTCGGCGGCGAGCTCAACTCGACCGTCAAGGCCTGGGACGAGTGCGACGTCCGCTGGGCGCTCATGTACCCGGACGCGTACGAGGTCGGTCTCCCCAACCAGGGCGTCATGATCCTGTACGAGGTGCTCAACGAGCGCGAAGGCGTGCTGGCCGAACGCACGTACAGCGTCTGGCCGGACCTGGAAGCGCTGATGCGCGAGCACGGCGTGCCCCAGTTCACGGTGGACTCGCACCGCCCGGTCTCCGCCTTCGACGTGTTCGGTCTGTCCTTCTCCACGGAGCTGGGCTACACCAACATGCTCACGGCCCTGGACCTGGCCGGTATCCCGCTGGAGTCCAAGGACCGCACCGTTGACCACCCGATCGTGCTGGCCGGCGGCCACGCGGCCTTCAACCCGGAGCCGATCGCCGCCTTCATCGACGCGGCGGTCATCGGCGACGGCGAGCAGGCCGTGCTCGACATGACCGAGATCATCCGCGGCTGGAAGGCGGAGGGCCGCCCGGGCGGGCGCGAGGAGGTCCTCTTCCGCCTCGCGAAGACGGGCAACATCTACGTCCCGGGCTTCTACGACGTGGAGTACCTGGCCGACGGCCGCATCGGCCGCGTCGTCCCCAACCGCTCCGGTGTGCCGTGGCGGGTCTCCAAGCACACCGTCATGGACCTGGACGAGTGGCCCTACCCCAAGCAGCCGCTGGTCCCGCTCGCCGAGACCGTCCACGAGCGGATGTCGGTGGAGATCTTCCGCGGCTGCACCCGCGGCTGCCGTTTCTGCCAGGCCGGCATGATCACGCGCCCCGTGCGGGAGCGAAGCATCACCGGCATCGGCGAAATGGTGGAGAAGGGCCTGAAGGCGACCGGCTTCGAAGAGGTCGGCCTGCTTTCCCTGTCCTCCGCGGACCACACCGAGATCGGTGAGATCGCGAAGGGTCTGGCGGACCGCTATACGGACGACAAGATCGGCCTGTCGCTCCCGTCCACCCGCGTCGACGCCTTCAACGTCGACCTGGCCAACGAGCTGACCCGCAACGGTCGCCGGTCCGGCCTCACCTTCGCCCCCGAGGGCGGCTCCGAGCGCATGCGCAAGGTCATCAACAAGATGGTCTCGGAGGAGGACCTGATCCGGACCGTCGCCACGGCGTACGGCAACGGCTGGCGCCAGGTGAAGCTGTACTTCATGTGCGGTCTGCCCACCGAGACCGACGAGGACGTCCTCCAGATCGGCGACATGGCGGTCAACGTGATCGCCAAGGGCCGCGAGGTCTCCGGCCAGAACGACATCCGCTGCACGGTCTCCATCGGAGGCTTCGTCCCGAAGCCCCACACCCCGTTCCAGTGGGCCCCGCAGCTGTCGGCGGAGGAGACCGACGCCCGCCTGGAGAAGCTCCGCGACAAGATCCGCGGCGACAAGAAGTACGGCCGCTCCATCGGCTTCCGCTACCACGACGGCAAGCCGGGCATCGTCGAGGGCCTGCTCTCTCGCGGCGACCGCCGGATCGGCGACGTCATCCGCGCGGTGTACGAGGACGGTGGCCGCTTCGACGGCTGGCGCGAGCACTTCTCCTACGACCGCTGGATGCAGGCGGCCGAGAAGACCCTGCCCGAGTACGGCGTGGACGTGGCCTGGTACACCACCCGCGAGCGCACCTACGAGGAAGTCCTGCCCTGGGACCACCTGGACTCCGGCCTGGACAAGGACTGGCTCTGGGAGGACTGGCAGGACGCCCTGGACGAAACCGAGGTCGAGGACTGCCGCTGGACCCCGTGCTTCGACTGCGGCGTCTGCCCGCAGCTGGGCCTCGACATTCAGATCGGCCCCACGGGCAAGAAGCTGCTTCCGCTTTCGGTGGTCAACAAGTAG
- a CDS encoding type II toxin-antitoxin system VapB family antitoxin: MAKTVIDLDEEALALAAQALGTKTKKDTVNAALAEIGARVRRERALARLLALDEDGAFDKGREPGFKEEVRGSWEKATASS, from the coding sequence ATGGCGAAGACTGTGATCGATCTCGATGAGGAAGCGCTCGCCCTTGCCGCGCAGGCGCTGGGGACGAAGACCAAGAAGGACACCGTGAACGCCGCGCTGGCGGAAATAGGAGCACGGGTCAGAAGGGAAAGGGCGCTCGCCAGGCTCCTTGCGCTTGATGAGGACGGCGCGTTCGACAAGGGGCGGGAGCCGGGCTTCAAGGAGGAGGTGCGCGGATCGTGGGAGAAGGCGACGGCCAGTTCCTGA